From uncultured Flavobacterium sp., one genomic window encodes:
- a CDS encoding ORF6N domain-containing protein — protein sequence MDDQSLLSEETISNKIYFIRGQKVMLDRDLALLYGIETRVLKQAVKRNISRFPEDFMFELSQTEFNNLISQTVTSSWGGIRKTPSVFTEHGVLMLSSVLKSDKAIQTNIQIMRIFTKVRQMLLDTTEIKVDILQIQKKLENHDKNIELVFSYLDELTEKKEDGSERVKIGYKK from the coding sequence ATGGACGATCAATCTTTACTTTCTGAAGAAACAATTTCAAACAAAATATATTTTATTCGCGGTCAAAAAGTAATGCTTGATCGTGATTTGGCTTTACTTTATGGGATTGAGACCAGAGTTTTAAAACAGGCTGTTAAAAGAAATATCTCCAGATTTCCTGAGGATTTTATGTTTGAACTATCACAAACTGAATTTAATAACTTGATATCACAAACTGTGACATCAAGTTGGGGAGGAATTCGAAAAACACCTTCTGTTTTTACTGAACATGGAGTTCTAATGCTATCAAGCGTTTTAAAAAGCGACAAAGCAATTCAAACCAATATTCAAATTATGCGTATTTTCACGAAAGTGAGACAAATGCTTTTGGACACAACAGAAATAAAAGTTGATATTTTACAGATTCAAAAGAAGTTAGAGAATCACGATAAAAACATTGAATTGGTTTTTTCATATCTGGACGAATTGACAGAAAAAAAAGAAGACGGAAGTGAAAGAGTAAAAATTGGATATAAAAAATAA
- a CDS encoding glycosyltransferase family 2 protein encodes MSELVSIIVPTYNTEKFIGLTLQSVKNQIYQNWEMILVDDASTDNTVKIINDFAEKDSRIKLFRLAKNSGNGFARNVALEKATGKYIAYLDADDLWFSTKLEKQIQFLKDNNLPFTFSFYDCIDEEGNNLNRRVGAPLNLTYNQLFFCNYVGNLTAIYDADYFGKIVITATQKRQDWRLWLTILKQIKETKPVPEPLAFYRIRKDSISSSKFKLIKHNFGVYRDFHDFNLVSSVLLMIRFLFTQLVIKPRYIKKV; translated from the coding sequence ATGAGCGAGCTAGTATCTATTATAGTACCTACGTATAATACTGAAAAGTTCATTGGATTGACTTTGCAATCAGTTAAAAATCAAATTTATCAAAATTGGGAAATGATTTTGGTCGATGATGCTTCAACTGACAATACAGTTAAAATAATAAATGATTTTGCTGAAAAAGACAGCAGAATTAAACTGTTTCGGTTAGCAAAAAATTCAGGAAATGGCTTTGCACGAAATGTGGCTTTAGAAAAAGCAACCGGAAAATATATCGCCTATTTAGATGCTGATGATTTATGGTTTTCAACAAAATTAGAAAAGCAGATTCAGTTTTTAAAAGATAATAATTTGCCGTTCACTTTTAGTTTTTATGATTGTATAGATGAAGAAGGAAATAATTTAAACAGAAGAGTTGGAGCACCATTAAATTTAACGTACAATCAATTGTTTTTTTGCAATTATGTGGGCAATTTAACTGCCATTTATGATGCTGATTACTTTGGAAAAATTGTAATTACAGCGACTCAAAAAAGACAAGATTGGCGTTTATGGCTTACGATTTTAAAACAAATCAAAGAAACAAAACCAGTTCCTGAACCTTTGGCTTTTTATAGAATAAGAAAAGACTCTATTTCATCTTCAAAATTCAAATTGATAAAACACAATTTTGGTGTTTATCGAGATTTTCATGATTTTAATTTAGTGTCTTCTGTTTTATTGATGATACGATTTTTATTTACTCAGTTGGTTATAAAACCAAGATATATAAAGAAAGTTTAG